From the Rhinolophus sinicus isolate RSC01 linkage group LG02, ASM3656204v1, whole genome shotgun sequence genome, one window contains:
- the LOC141569996 gene encoding uncharacterized protein LOC141569996 encodes MKTLAPAARVWSPAAPHAEAAGVGVAASGLGIRALQARHSPKVAPSTRRAPASVRQTIWPSVRLPASGKRGRSRCCWRHYSPACWLARARPPLAPPAARSTRSPGSSSAGRLQLRLPPEPRCVPRARTGSGAPGWPWHHVAAPPPPSTFSAPPAPFLPAPSLAAWSANDPPARQRGSSEGQRAEGRREGARENADWKQVGGVTAIDEQRVRSLSASRTNRQLLEGHWGKGRSGARGLGYVAREGTELLRRRGKGS; translated from the exons ATGAAGACACTTGCCCCGGCAGCCCGAGTTTGGAGCCCCGCAGCCCCG CACGCCGAGGCCGCCGGAGTCGGGGTGGCCGCGAGCGGGCTAGGAATCCGCGCGCTGCAAGCCCGACACTCGCCGAAGGTGGCCCCGAGCACTCGGCGAGCGCCCGCGTCCGTCCGCCAGACGATCTGGCCGTCGGTCCGTCTACCGGCTTCAGGCAAACGCGGCCGCAGCCGATGCTGCTGGAGACACTACTCGCCCGCCTGCTGGCTGGCGCGCGCCCGCCCACCCCTCGCTCCGCCCGCCGCTCGCTCCACCCGCTCCCCCGGCAGCTCCTCCGCGGGCCGCCTGCAGCTCCGCCTGCCGCCCGAGCCTCGGTGCGTCCCGCGCGCGCGCACGGGCTCGGGCGCTCCCGGGTGGCCGTGGCACCACGTAGCCGCGCCACCTCCTCCTTCCACCTTCTCGGCTCCGCCCGCTCCCTTTCTCCCCGCCCCTTCCCTGGCAGCCTGGAGCGCCAACGACCCCCCAGCGCGGCAGCGGGGTAGTTCGGAAGGACAGCGGgcggaaggaaggagggagggagccagggagaACGCCGATTGGAAGCAGGTTGGCGGAGTGACCGCAATTGATGAGCAGCGGGTCCGATCTCTCTCCGCCTCCCGCACCAACAGACAGCTCCTGGAGGGACACTGGGGCAAGGGTCGCTCCGGAGCAAGAGGGCTGG GTTATGTTGCAAGAGAAGGCACCGAGCTGCTGCGCCGACGAGGAAAGGGGTCGTAG